A window from Pseudobutyrivibrio ruminis HUN009 encodes these proteins:
- a CDS encoding metal ABC transporter ATP-binding protein, producing the protein MALLTAKDLCVGYEGQAVLSNINFEINAGDYFCIIGENGSGKSTMMKTMLGLQSPISGSIEFGDGLIQNEIGYLPQQSVVQRDFPASVFEIVLSGCQNSLKKRFFYTKEHKALAMENIKRMGIEDLKDRCYRELSGGQQQRVLLARALCATKRVLLLDEPVAGLDPIVTEEMYQLIKQLNDEGLTIIMISHDMVAVKDYATRILNVNDMEGMSC; encoded by the coding sequence ATGGCACTTTTAACAGCAAAGGATTTATGCGTTGGCTATGAAGGTCAGGCAGTTCTTTCGAATATTAATTTTGAGATTAATGCAGGAGATTACTTCTGTATTATTGGGGAGAATGGCTCAGGAAAGTCCACAATGATGAAGACTATGTTAGGACTTCAAAGTCCTATTTCCGGTAGCATTGAGTTTGGGGATGGTCTTATTCAAAATGAAATCGGCTATTTGCCACAGCAGTCGGTGGTTCAAAGAGATTTTCCGGCTTCAGTATTTGAGATTGTCCTTTCTGGCTGTCAGAATAGCCTTAAGAAAAGATTTTTCTACACCAAGGAGCATAAAGCCTTGGCTATGGAAAATATCAAAAGAATGGGCATTGAAGATTTAAAGGACAGATGCTATAGAGAGCTTTCAGGAGGACAGCAACAGCGTGTACTTCTTGCTAGAGCTTTATGTGCAACAAAGCGAGTACTGCTTTTAGATGAGCCAGTAGCTGGTCTTGATCCTATTGTTACAGAGGAAATGTATCAGCTTATAAAGCAGCTTAACGATGAGGGGCTTACAATTATCATGATTAGTCACGACATGGTTGCTGTAAAAGACTACGCAACTCGTATTTTAAATGTTAATGATATGGAGGGGATGTCATGTTAG
- a CDS encoding DUF3737 family protein — protein sequence MKEYRQEFFKGERALYAAEDAVIYDSIFDEGESPLKESKNIEVYHSQFKWKYPIWYSNNVKVENCNWFEMARSGVWYTNNIEIKNSLITAPKNFRRCDGVTLNNVDLTNAEETFWMCKNINLKDVTAKGHYFAMNSENIEIDNLRLDGNYSFDGGKNITIRNSVILSKDAFWNTENVTVYDSYICGEYLGWNAKNLTFVNCTIESLQGLCYIDNLTMKNCKLINTTLSFEYAKNIDAEITNKIDSVFNPISGTISAPEIETLIVEKDMVDPEKTIIKCQAVGKKEEIVEWRIHN from the coding sequence ATGAAGGAATATAGACAGGAATTTTTCAAGGGCGAGAGAGCCCTTTATGCAGCTGAGGATGCTGTTATTTACGACTCTATCTTTGATGAGGGAGAGTCACCATTAAAGGAAAGCAAAAATATAGAGGTATACCACTCTCAGTTTAAGTGGAAGTATCCAATTTGGTATTCAAACAATGTAAAGGTAGAAAACTGTAACTGGTTCGAGATGGCTCGTTCTGGTGTATGGTACACAAACAATATCGAAATCAAGAATTCTCTTATCACAGCTCCAAAGAATTTCAGAAGATGTGATGGAGTTACACTTAATAATGTAGATCTTACAAATGCAGAAGAAACATTCTGGATGTGTAAGAACATCAATCTTAAGGATGTTACAGCAAAGGGACATTACTTTGCTATGAACTCTGAGAACATCGAAATTGATAATCTCAGACTTGATGGTAACTATTCATTTGATGGTGGCAAGAATATCACTATCAGAAATTCAGTTATCCTTTCAAAGGATGCATTCTGGAATACAGAGAATGTTACTGTATATGATTCATACATTTGTGGTGAGTACCTTGGATGGAATGCTAAGAATCTTACATTTGTAAATTGTACTATCGAGAGTCTCCAGGGACTTTGCTACATAGACAATCTTACAATGAAAAACTGTAAGCTTATCAATACTACACTTTCATTCGAGTATGCAAAAAATATCGATGCAGAGATTACAAACAAGATTGACAGTGTATTTAACCCAATCAGCGGTACAATTTCAGCACCTGAAATTGAGACTTTGATTGTTGAGAAGGATATGGTTGATCCTGAAAAGACTATTATAAAATGCCAGGCAGTAGGCAAAAAGGAAGAAATCGTAGAGTGGAGAATTCATAATTAA
- a CDS encoding Mbeg1-like protein has product MDNVIDYIKWYKDYSFQEKPLTEVDNFILCKLAYLILEDVKLDKPRAFRDVVYEVMAKTGIQGTFYGREEIVTLAADSKRYGEMLLVKHEDVLDESISAQFSAMTFDLTDEIRFVAYRGTDDTMAGWKEDFMISFTETEAQKKALAYLEESFYEEHQVIVAGHSKGANLALYASTHISDEYQKWIKHVYLDDGPGLCPEVCDKSCVSKIKDKATRYVPEYSIFGQLFEEHDIPQVIVKSTNEGVMQHDPTSWAVDHGNAFISESFDPGCVFINQVLNQWIESVNNTKRTSFVNDLFNAIDKAGIKTTSQVVAKGPFAIEKIMIELLALDKQTVKTFMKLPITAALDKAPDEKKAKKIKEEIKKKDWLPYLGMILCSVVLFIIPEYILQTAISLALFAVIVFEVGVTIRHLYKAKWNLQEESARVYICLGMVGVYAMLLVKEDAIFLIGSAVIGVSFLAWAYRNAIAFRNLCERTEKKERRGEKIKLIAEISLLIILGGFILVAPKDTLGWYMVFLGIVLLTDGIINLIMIFNRILTSRRAI; this is encoded by the coding sequence ATGGATAACGTAATTGATTATATAAAATGGTACAAAGACTATTCATTTCAGGAAAAGCCACTTACAGAGGTGGACAATTTTATTCTTTGCAAGCTTGCATATCTGATACTAGAGGATGTAAAGCTTGATAAGCCAAGAGCATTTAGGGATGTTGTCTATGAAGTAATGGCAAAGACTGGAATTCAGGGAACATTTTATGGTAGAGAAGAAATCGTTACTCTAGCTGCCGATTCTAAAAGATACGGAGAAATGCTTTTAGTTAAGCATGAGGACGTATTGGATGAATCAATATCAGCCCAGTTTTCAGCTATGACCTTTGATTTGACAGATGAAATCAGATTCGTAGCATACCGAGGCACAGATGATACCATGGCAGGCTGGAAGGAAGATTTCATGATAAGCTTCACTGAAACTGAGGCACAGAAGAAAGCCTTAGCTTATCTTGAAGAATCCTTCTATGAAGAGCACCAGGTAATAGTGGCAGGTCACAGCAAAGGTGCCAATCTTGCACTCTATGCTTCTACACATATTTCAGACGAATATCAAAAGTGGATTAAGCATGTATATTTAGATGACGGGCCAGGACTTTGCCCAGAAGTATGCGATAAATCATGTGTTTCGAAGATAAAGGATAAAGCAACCCGATATGTTCCAGAGTATTCCATCTTTGGACAGCTGTTTGAGGAGCACGATATCCCACAGGTAATTGTAAAGAGCACAAATGAAGGTGTCATGCAGCATGACCCTACATCCTGGGCTGTAGATCATGGAAATGCTTTTATTAGCGAAAGCTTTGATCCAGGATGTGTATTTATAAATCAGGTACTTAATCAGTGGATTGAAAGTGTTAATAACACTAAACGTACAAGCTTTGTTAACGACCTGTTTAATGCCATTGATAAGGCTGGAATTAAAACGACTAGTCAGGTGGTGGCAAAGGGGCCTTTTGCCATAGAAAAGATTATGATAGAGCTATTGGCACTTGATAAACAGACTGTAAAGACCTTTATGAAGCTGCCAATTACAGCTGCGTTAGATAAAGCACCAGATGAAAAGAAAGCCAAAAAGATTAAGGAAGAAATTAAAAAGAAGGATTGGCTTCCTTATTTGGGGATGATTCTGTGCAGTGTAGTTTTATTTATCATTCCAGAATACATTTTACAGACTGCCATTAGCTTGGCTTTGTTTGCAGTAATAGTGTTTGAGGTAGGGGTTACTATCAGGCACCTATACAAGGCAAAATGGAATCTGCAGGAAGAATCTGCAAGAGTATATATATGTCTTGGAATGGTTGGTGTATACGCTATGCTTCTTGTAAAAGAAGATGCCATTTTCTTGATAGGTAGTGCAGTAATTGGCGTATCATTTTTAGCTTGGGCCTACCGCAATGCCATTGCTTTTAGAAATCTCTGTGAGAGAACGGAAAAGAAGGAGAGACGTGGTGAAAAGATAAAGCTTATTGCCGAAATTTCTCTACTTATCATATTGGGAGGCTTCATTTTAGTAGCGCCAAAGGATACTTTGGGATGGTATATGGTATTTCTTGGAATTGTGTTACTTACCGACGGAATTATCAATCTTATAATGATATTTAACAGAATTTTAACATCAAGGCGCGCTATTTAA
- a CDS encoding AAA family ATPase, which produces MYDYVAIERKYGSGGHEIADKLAKKLGYQLYDRGVVVETCKRMGLPYDQVSGMDEQTPVKALFKASGTDNTSMEEKIYNTEVEIIKEAAEKPGCVFVGRCASEILNDKKCLKVFITADDAYRMKRAINVENIEADKAEEVMKRFDKKREKFFTTHSGYKWGSTDYFDIVLNVSELDEEACVAMLEALVKF; this is translated from the coding sequence ATGTACGACTACGTAGCAATAGAACGTAAATATGGTAGTGGTGGTCATGAGATTGCAGATAAGCTTGCAAAGAAGCTTGGATATCAGCTTTACGATCGAGGGGTTGTTGTTGAGACTTGCAAGCGAATGGGACTTCCTTATGATCAGGTTTCCGGAATGGATGAACAAACACCAGTAAAGGCCCTTTTCAAGGCATCGGGAACAGATAACACATCCATGGAAGAAAAAATCTACAATACCGAAGTAGAAATCATTAAAGAAGCTGCTGAAAAGCCTGGCTGTGTTTTTGTTGGTCGCTGTGCAAGTGAAATACTAAATGACAAAAAATGCCTTAAGGTTTTCATTACAGCAGACGATGCTTACCGTATGAAACGTGCAATTAACGTGGAAAACATTGAAGCTGACAAAGCTGAAGAAGTTATGAAACGTTTTGACAAAAAACGTGAGAAATTCTTTACCACACATTCAGGATATAAATGGGGCTCCACAGACTACTTCGATATAGTTCTCAATGTTAGTGAACTAGATGAAGAAGCCTGTGTTGCAATGCTTGAAGCATTAGTTAAGTTTTAA
- a CDS encoding beta-galactosidase: protein MEYGFKEYKKAEIKRNHLNLGQVRADGSSYQVNSLYLEKDGKPWIGIMGEFHFVRYPRSDWGMELAKMKAGGITTVAFYVFWIYHEEIEGQYDFTGDRDLWYFVELCDKLGLTVMLRIGPWAHGEVRNGGFPDWLLKKGFKLRTNDAGYLECVRGWYSKIYEQVQGLFFKDGGPIIGIQIENELVDQCEHLGKLKEIAISIGFDVPIWTVTGWDRLYGAKFPVKEFLPVFGAYVDAPWLDHTKPLPPSHHFTFNTIRNDAAIGVDLINETDDEGWRLPYEDYPFATCELGSGLPTSYIRRPYVAPMDAYALSLVKLGCGNNLVGYYMYHGGTNKLGKLSTLHESKATGYPNDYAILNYDFMTCIGQYGQVRNQYRLCNLLHMFINDFGDILAPMEHVGSQTFVEADDADSLRYAMRTDGHSGFVFINHHQRSLKLNDVKNVVIDTGSVKFPQFDVQGDVAFILPFNLSFAKHNIEYATAQLLCKYDNILFFAAVPGVKPEYSVDGKIFEVMDSTHIATTQIGDVTIVTIPWEVALYLRKVDGKVFIERKIGKETCHTKLAIEDSIYIPELDYPEEFSVCGGKKLLCKKLSVDSPDGLVSINMEFDVAQIIADGKLVADCYYYGKPWEVPTSLIYGKETYMVYTPVNKEIYMDFNESLR from the coding sequence ATGGAATACGGGTTTAAAGAGTACAAGAAGGCCGAGATAAAACGTAATCATCTCAACTTAGGGCAGGTTAGAGCAGATGGAAGTAGCTATCAGGTAAATAGCTTGTACCTTGAGAAGGATGGCAAGCCTTGGATTGGAATAATGGGGGAGTTTCACTTTGTGCGCTATCCTCGGAGTGACTGGGGGATGGAGCTGGCCAAGATGAAGGCTGGTGGAATTACAACGGTGGCTTTCTATGTGTTTTGGATATATCACGAGGAGATAGAAGGGCAGTATGATTTTACTGGAGATCGGGACTTATGGTATTTCGTGGAGCTTTGCGACAAGCTGGGGCTTACTGTGATGCTAAGGATTGGGCCATGGGCCCATGGAGAGGTTAGAAATGGTGGTTTCCCTGATTGGCTTTTGAAAAAGGGATTCAAGCTGAGAACAAATGACGCTGGATATTTGGAATGTGTCAGAGGCTGGTATTCAAAGATTTATGAGCAAGTGCAGGGGCTTTTCTTCAAAGACGGTGGCCCTATTATAGGTATTCAGATTGAAAATGAGCTTGTAGATCAGTGCGAACACTTAGGAAAGCTCAAGGAAATAGCTATTTCAATTGGTTTTGATGTGCCTATTTGGACTGTGACAGGATGGGATAGATTGTACGGAGCAAAGTTTCCAGTAAAGGAATTTCTGCCAGTGTTTGGCGCATATGTGGATGCTCCATGGCTAGATCATACAAAGCCGCTTCCTCCATCACATCACTTCACATTTAATACCATCAGAAATGATGCTGCCATAGGTGTAGATTTGATTAATGAAACAGATGACGAGGGCTGGAGACTTCCATATGAGGATTATCCATTTGCTACTTGCGAGCTGGGCAGTGGACTTCCTACTTCGTATATACGTAGGCCATATGTGGCGCCAATGGATGCCTATGCACTTAGTTTGGTAAAGCTTGGCTGTGGTAATAACTTGGTGGGCTATTACATGTACCATGGCGGCACTAACAAGCTAGGCAAGCTTTCCACATTGCATGAAAGCAAGGCTACGGGATATCCTAATGATTATGCTATCTTGAACTACGATTTCATGACTTGCATTGGTCAGTATGGCCAGGTCAGGAATCAATACAGACTATGCAATCTGCTTCATATGTTTATAAATGATTTTGGCGATATTTTGGCACCAATGGAGCATGTAGGAAGTCAGACTTTTGTGGAAGCTGATGATGCAGATAGCCTTAGATATGCTATGCGTACTGATGGACATAGTGGTTTCGTATTTATTAATCATCACCAAAGAAGCTTGAAGCTTAACGATGTAAAGAATGTGGTAATAGATACTGGAAGCGTAAAATTCCCTCAGTTTGACGTGCAGGGTGATGTGGCATTTATTCTGCCTTTCAATTTATCATTTGCAAAACACAACATTGAATATGCTACTGCTCAATTATTGTGCAAGTATGATAATATATTGTTCTTTGCAGCAGTGCCTGGGGTAAAGCCTGAGTATTCTGTGGATGGAAAGATTTTTGAAGTCATGGATTCAACCCACATTGCAACTACACAAATAGGAGATGTGACCATCGTTACAATACCATGGGAGGTTGCGCTATATTTGCGAAAAGTGGATGGAAAAGTCTTTATTGAAAGAAAAATCGGCAAGGAAACATGCCACACAAAGTTGGCCATTGAGGACAGTATTTATATTCCGGAGCTAGATTATCCAGAAGAGTTTTCAGTATGTGGTGGAAAAAAGCTTCTATGCAAAAAGCTATCTGTGGATAGTCCAGATGGACTCGTTTCTATTAATATGGAATTCGATGTGGCGCAGATTATTGCAGATGGAAAGTTGGTGGCTGACTGTTATTACTATGGCAAGCCATGGGAGGTGCCTACATCACTTATCTATGGTAAAGAAACATACATGGTTTACACACCAGTGAATAAGGAAATTTATATGGATTTTAATGAAAGCCTGAGGTAA
- a CDS encoding metal ABC transporter substrate-binding protein: MKTNKIIAFLAATTLGVSAFTGCGASTDNNSSVDNTNSDNTISVVTTIFPEYDWVREIVGDNDNVEITMLLDNGVDLHNYQPTADDIMKIATCDVFVYVGGESDEWVEDALSEATNKDMQVVNLLESLGESVKEEEVVEGMMAEEETEAEEGEEEEVEYDEHVWLSLKNAQVLVDAIEQAIATVDADNADTYAANASAYNAELATLDEKYQATIDEASVKTVLFGDRFPFRYLVDDYGLDYYAAFVGCSAETEASFETITFLAGKVDELNLNTVFTIENSDQKIAQTIIENTSANDAQILALDSMQSTTSDDVAAGVTYLSVMEGNLDVLSQGLK, encoded by the coding sequence ATGAAAACTAATAAAATAATTGCTTTTCTTGCAGCTACAACACTTGGCGTTTCAGCTTTTACAGGATGTGGTGCAAGCACAGACAATAATTCATCAGTGGATAATACAAATTCAGATAATACGATTTCTGTAGTGACCACTATTTTCCCAGAATATGATTGGGTAAGAGAAATCGTTGGAGACAACGACAATGTTGAAATCACAATGCTTCTTGATAACGGTGTAGATCTTCACAACTATCAGCCTACAGCAGATGATATTATGAAAATTGCTACATGCGATGTATTTGTATATGTAGGCGGAGAATCGGACGAGTGGGTTGAAGATGCGCTTTCAGAGGCTACCAATAAAGACATGCAGGTTGTAAATCTTCTTGAATCTCTTGGAGAATCTGTAAAGGAAGAGGAAGTTGTAGAGGGAATGATGGCCGAGGAAGAAACTGAGGCTGAAGAAGGCGAAGAGGAAGAGGTTGAGTACGACGAGCATGTATGGCTTTCTTTGAAGAACGCACAGGTACTTGTGGATGCCATTGAACAGGCCATCGCAACAGTAGATGCGGATAACGCAGATACTTATGCTGCCAATGCATCAGCTTACAATGCTGAGCTTGCTACACTTGACGAAAAGTATCAGGCTACAATTGATGAAGCTTCAGTAAAAACAGTTCTCTTTGGTGACCGCTTCCCATTTAGATACTTAGTAGATGATTACGGTCTTGATTATTACGCAGCATTTGTTGGATGTTCAGCAGAGACAGAGGCCAGCTTTGAAACTATCACTTTCCTTGCAGGAAAGGTTGATGAGCTTAATCTTAATACCGTATTTACGATAGAAAACTCAGATCAGAAAATTGCGCAGACTATTATTGAAAATACATCAGCAAATGATGCGCAGATTCTTGCACTTGATTCGATGCAGTCTACCACATCAGACGACGTGGCAGCCGGCGTTACATATCTTTCCGTTATGGAGGGAAATTTGGATGTACTTAGCCAGGGGCTAAAGTAG
- a CDS encoding MalY/PatB family protein, with product MGKYNFDLDINRRGTDSMKWDVKENELPMWVADMDFQTAPEIIEALEQRVAHGVFGYTDVDDDWYQAYISWWDRRHGLKIEKDWLMFCTGVIPALSSIVRKLTTPNEKVIIQTPVYNIFFNSIVNNGCRVLENPLKYENGVYSMDFEDLEEKMSDPQASLMVLCNPHNPVSKIWSKEDLAKVGELAKKYGVIVVSDEIHCDLVAPGKEYVPFASVSETCKDISITCIAPTKTFSIPGIQTAAIFVPNKFLRHKAWRGINTDEVAEPNVFAAHAAVAAFTKGEQWLDELREYLFENRRIVEDYVDANIPQLHVVRGDATYLLWIDVSTLNISSDKLAVFIRKETGLYLSAGTAYGGTGANFLRMNVACTKATLQDGLDRLKCGIDAYLKLN from the coding sequence ATGGGAAAGTATAATTTTGATTTAGACATAAACAGACGCGGTACAGATTCCATGAAATGGGACGTGAAGGAAAATGAGCTTCCTATGTGGGTAGCAGACATGGACTTTCAGACCGCCCCAGAAATAATAGAGGCACTTGAGCAGCGCGTTGCTCACGGTGTGTTTGGATACACTGATGTGGACGATGACTGGTATCAGGCCTACATTTCATGGTGGGACCGTCGCCATGGTCTTAAAATAGAAAAAGACTGGCTGATGTTTTGTACAGGAGTAATTCCTGCACTTTCATCAATTGTGCGTAAGCTTACTACTCCAAACGAAAAGGTTATTATCCAGACTCCAGTTTACAATATCTTTTTCAACAGTATTGTAAATAATGGATGCAGAGTATTAGAGAATCCTTTGAAATATGAAAACGGCGTATATTCAATGGACTTCGAAGACCTTGAAGAGAAAATGTCTGATCCTCAGGCTAGCCTTATGGTACTTTGTAACCCACACAATCCAGTCAGTAAGATTTGGTCAAAGGAAGATTTGGCCAAGGTTGGCGAGCTTGCAAAGAAGTACGGTGTAATTGTAGTCTCAGATGAGATTCACTGTGATTTAGTTGCACCAGGCAAGGAGTATGTGCCGTTTGCTTCAGTGTCAGAAACCTGCAAAGATATCAGCATCACTTGCATCGCACCTACAAAGACATTCAGCATCCCGGGAATTCAGACAGCTGCTATTTTTGTTCCAAACAAGTTTCTTCGACATAAGGCATGGAGAGGAATCAATACAGACGAAGTTGCAGAGCCAAATGTTTTTGCAGCTCATGCAGCAGTTGCAGCTTTTACAAAGGGTGAGCAGTGGCTTGATGAACTAAGAGAGTATCTTTTTGAAAACAGACGTATCGTGGAGGATTATGTGGATGCCAACATTCCACAGCTTCATGTGGTACGTGGAGATGCCACATATCTTTTGTGGATTGATGTTTCAACTTTAAATATTTCCAGCGATAAGCTTGCTGTGTTCATTAGAAAAGAAACAGGTCTTTACCTATCAGCTGGTACAGCTTATGGTGGCACAGGTGCCAATTTCCTTCGTATGAATGTGGCATGCACAAAGGCCACCCTACAGGATGGCCTTGATAGATTAAAATGTGGAATTGATGCATATTTAAAACTTAACTAA